In a genomic window of Thermosynechococcus sp. CL-1:
- the crtR gene encoding beta-carotene hydroxylase: MTEAAIPATVPKEFLGPPVGFNPTLVMFFAAFAIAILSTWGYFQGHWPGWVSFVANMLALHLMGTVIHDASHNVAHSNRIMNAIMGHGSALMLGFVFPVFTRVHMQHHAHVNDPENDPDHYVSKGGPLWLIAPRFFYHEVFFFKRRLWRNYELWEWFLSRLTLVGIVIFAAFNGYLDYVLNYWFLPAGVVGLMLGLFFDYFPHRPHTERDRWHNARVYPSRLLNILIFGQNYHLIHHLWPNIPWYKVQPAYYAVKPLLDAHGCKQTLGILEPGNFLPFLYDALVGLHFHRPRSS, encoded by the coding sequence ATCACGGAGGCAGCGATCCCGGCCACGGTTCCCAAGGAATTTTTAGGTCCCCCGGTGGGCTTTAATCCCACCTTAGTGATGTTTTTTGCCGCATTTGCGATCGCCATTTTATCCACTTGGGGCTACTTTCAAGGTCACTGGCCGGGCTGGGTCTCATTTGTGGCCAATATGCTGGCCTTGCACCTCATGGGCACAGTAATCCACGATGCCTCCCACAATGTTGCCCACAGTAACCGCATTATGAATGCAATTATGGGTCATGGCAGTGCCCTGATGTTGGGGTTTGTTTTCCCTGTCTTTACACGGGTGCACATGCAGCACCATGCCCATGTCAATGATCCCGAAAACGATCCCGACCACTATGTCTCCAAAGGGGGACCCCTGTGGCTGATTGCACCCCGCTTTTTCTACCATGAGGTGTTCTTTTTTAAGCGGCGGCTTTGGCGCAACTATGAACTTTGGGAGTGGTTTCTCAGTCGCTTGACGCTGGTGGGCATTGTGATCTTTGCGGCGTTTAATGGCTATTTAGACTACGTGCTTAATTATTGGTTTTTGCCTGCCGGGGTGGTGGGTCTGATGTTGGGGCTGTTTTTTGACTATTTTCCCCACCGTCCCCATACCGAGCGTGATCGCTGGCACAATGCCCGCGTTTATCCCAGCCGCCTCCTAAACATCCTCATTTTTGGTCAAAACTATCACCTCATCCACCATCTCTGGCCGAATATCCCTTGGTACAAAGTGCAGCCGGCCTACTACGCCGTTAAACCCCTCCTCGATGCCCACGGCTGCAAACAGACCCTTGGTATATTGGAACCAGGGAATTTCTTGCCCTTTCTCTATGATGCTTTGGTGGGTTTGCATTTCCATCGCCCTCGTTCTTCCTAA
- a CDS encoding ABC transporter ATP-binding protein, producing MLADAAGDRPPVVAVENLQKSYRSGFWLRTVLTPLKSVSLRVYKGETFGLLGPNGAGKTTLLKILLGLVQPSAGQGTLLGHPLGDRAVRQRIGYLPENPYFYDYLTAWEFLEFTAGLFGLSAATCKERIPLLLEMVGLNLKDARKKQMRRYSKGMVQRVGLAQALINDPEVVFLDEPMSGLDPLGRYQIREIILSLKQQGKTIFFNSHVLADVEAICDRIGILAQGQLICAGGVDELLGSSEAYHVVGKGGHVDGLQEWLYSLDIQGDRWQGVIKIPLQRFLTLVEEMGGKILQLRLARPTLEEFFVEQLRQQGIQVSH from the coding sequence ATGCTGGCTGACGCTGCGGGCGATCGCCCCCCTGTGGTGGCGGTTGAGAACTTACAAAAGTCCTACCGTAGCGGATTTTGGCTGCGGACGGTGCTCACGCCCCTCAAGTCTGTCTCGCTGCGAGTGTACAAGGGGGAAACCTTTGGCCTACTTGGCCCCAATGGCGCCGGTAAAACCACCCTGCTGAAGATTCTCTTGGGGCTAGTGCAACCCAGTGCAGGGCAGGGTACGCTGCTGGGACATCCCTTGGGGGATCGCGCCGTGCGGCAGCGGATTGGCTACCTGCCGGAAAACCCCTACTTTTATGACTATTTGACGGCTTGGGAGTTCCTAGAGTTTACGGCGGGACTCTTTGGCCTCAGTGCCGCCACCTGCAAAGAACGCATTCCTCTGCTGTTGGAAATGGTGGGCCTCAACCTCAAGGATGCCCGCAAAAAGCAAATGCGCCGCTACTCGAAGGGGATGGTGCAGCGGGTAGGATTGGCGCAAGCCCTGATTAACGATCCCGAAGTGGTCTTTTTGGACGAACCCATGTCGGGTCTCGACCCCCTTGGCCGCTACCAAATTCGCGAGATCATTCTTTCCTTAAAACAGCAGGGCAAGACGATCTTCTTTAATAGTCATGTCCTAGCGGATGTGGAGGCCATCTGCGATCGCATTGGTATTTTGGCGCAAGGGCAATTGATTTGCGCAGGCGGTGTGGATGAACTCCTTGGCAGTAGCGAAGCCTATCACGTGGTGGGCAAAGGCGGTCATGTGGATGGCCTTCAGGAATGGCTCTATTCCTTAGATATTCAGGGCGATCGCTGGCAAGGCGTGATCAAAATTCCCCTACAACGCTTCCTCACCCTCGTTGAAGAAATGGGCGGTAAAATCCTCCAACTGCGCCTTGCTCGCCCCACCCTCGAAGAGTTTTTTGTGGAACAACTGCGTCAACAGGGGATTCAAGTGAGCCATTAG
- a CDS encoding endo-1,4-beta-xylanase, with amino-acid sequence MLNWRRFLWLSCLAALLVVACGTSASSVATDTLSQQIEQLRQAPLTVVVENAQGRPIPHAHVQLLQQSHAFPFGVALDTEMFRPSPPPAADWYKQTAQANFNAAVHENALKWYQLEPEQGKLDFTMADALFSWVQAQGWPMRGHTLFWEVEQFNPPWLKTLPPEQLRAAVKNHAITVCRHYRGRINEFDVNNEMLHGNFFRSRLGEGIVKEMFAWCREGNPDAILYVNDYGIIEGDRLNDYVEQIRSLLAQGVPLGGIGIQAHLEYPLDEAKMQRALDTLAQFNLPLKITEVSVSLADEQQQAQTLRQIYRIGFAHSAVKEILLWGFWAGNHWRPQAGLYRQDFSAKPAAIAYRKLLFEEWWTKVTGQTNAQGQWQGRGYLGRYRLTVTAQGQTRTQELTLPQGGTTVTVRL; translated from the coding sequence ATGCTGAACTGGCGCCGTTTTCTCTGGTTGAGTTGCTTGGCCGCTCTCTTAGTGGTTGCCTGCGGTACCTCTGCCTCTTCTGTGGCCACTGATACCCTCAGCCAGCAAATTGAGCAATTGCGACAGGCGCCCCTCACCGTCGTCGTTGAGAATGCCCAAGGCCGTCCGATTCCCCATGCCCACGTCCAACTGCTGCAGCAAAGCCATGCCTTTCCCTTTGGCGTTGCCCTCGATACGGAGATGTTTCGCCCCAGCCCACCTCCGGCTGCTGACTGGTACAAACAAACGGCTCAGGCAAACTTCAATGCCGCCGTCCATGAAAATGCCCTCAAGTGGTATCAATTGGAGCCAGAGCAGGGCAAGCTGGACTTTACCATGGCTGACGCCCTCTTCAGCTGGGTGCAGGCCCAAGGCTGGCCAATGCGGGGGCATACCCTCTTTTGGGAAGTGGAGCAGTTTAATCCCCCTTGGCTGAAAACACTGCCACCAGAGCAATTGCGCGCAGCGGTGAAAAACCATGCCATTACTGTCTGTCGCCACTATCGCGGTCGGATCAACGAATTTGATGTCAACAATGAGATGCTCCATGGCAATTTTTTCCGCAGTCGCCTTGGGGAGGGCATTGTCAAGGAGATGTTTGCATGGTGCCGCGAGGGCAATCCCGATGCGATTCTCTATGTCAACGACTACGGCATCATTGAGGGCGATCGCCTGAACGACTATGTTGAGCAAATTCGCAGTCTCTTGGCCCAAGGGGTGCCCCTTGGCGGGATTGGGATTCAAGCCCATCTGGAATATCCCTTAGATGAGGCCAAAATGCAGCGTGCCCTCGATACCCTCGCCCAGTTCAATCTCCCCTTGAAAATTACCGAAGTGAGTGTGAGTTTGGCCGATGAGCAACAGCAGGCCCAGACCCTGCGCCAAATTTATCGCATTGGTTTTGCCCACTCCGCAGTCAAGGAAATTTTGCTTTGGGGCTTTTGGGCGGGGAACCATTGGCGTCCCCAAGCCGGACTCTATCGCCAAGACTTTTCCGCCAAGCCAGCGGCGATCGCCTACCGCAAACTGCTGTTTGAGGAGTGGTGGACAAAGGTGACGGGTCAAACCAATGCCCAAGGCCAATGGCAAGGACGCGGCTATCTTGGTCGCTATCGCTTAACAGTGACAGCCCAAGGCCAAACCCGCACACAGGAGTTGACACTGCCTCAAGGGGGGACAACCGTCACCGTTCGGCTATGA
- a CDS encoding aldehyde dehydrogenase family protein: protein MTTTAHRHRCQTMPTGENQPPFMTLSTTTIPELERLHQQASRWQSLAPRERMGYLQAMKTLARRHASEWVTLACQIKGIDPQGVWAGEEWTTGPLGLILKLDHYLYALRHEAAPPVPRWRTAPTGQAIADILPRNWQERLLWFGVKAEVWLQPDQPPSQGSAHCNPPPPGVVVVLGAGNITSLCLADALYQLVAANRVALLKMNPLLAPLTECFRKICAPLIEAGFLEIVEGDAALGEALCHHPLTQHIHITGSHHTYNRLVWGETAAEQAIRKARQQRKLTKPVTAELGNVTPLLIVPGEWTAAELTYQARQVASALVHNASFNCIGAQILVTAAGWPQREAFLNALKAQLQAIPPRPAYYPGAIARYESFLADYPQATVLSPAVEGTIPWTLIEGLTPTANPRIFQEEVFCGLLAEVQLPVSDAAAYLTTAVPFVNERLWGTLGCSLIVDPRTEASCAEVLEQAIAQLRYGSIAINAWVSLAYGLGCTPWGAFPGHTPAAIGSGVGVVHNSFLFDYPEKAVVRVPFQLPVTPPWFYGHRSLPQLAQAVMDIYAGGNPLGWLSLLMGAMRG, encoded by the coding sequence TTGACGACAACAGCACACCGGCACCGCTGTCAAACCATGCCCACAGGAGAAAATCAACCACCTTTTATGACACTCTCAACAACCACCATTCCCGAACTGGAACGCCTCCATCAGCAGGCCAGCCGCTGGCAATCCCTCGCACCGCGAGAGCGCATGGGCTATCTCCAAGCAATGAAAACCCTTGCCCGTCGCCATGCTTCAGAATGGGTGACCTTGGCCTGTCAAATCAAAGGCATTGATCCCCAAGGGGTTTGGGCAGGGGAAGAGTGGACAACAGGTCCTTTGGGACTCATCCTCAAGCTGGATCACTATCTCTATGCCCTGCGTCACGAAGCCGCCCCCCCAGTGCCCCGCTGGCGAACCGCCCCCACCGGTCAGGCGATCGCTGACATTCTGCCGCGCAATTGGCAAGAGCGTTTACTTTGGTTTGGGGTGAAAGCCGAAGTTTGGCTCCAACCCGATCAACCCCCAAGTCAGGGCAGTGCCCACTGTAACCCACCGCCGCCGGGGGTCGTTGTGGTGCTGGGGGCGGGCAATATCACATCATTGTGCTTGGCGGATGCCCTCTATCAACTGGTGGCGGCCAATCGAGTGGCACTACTGAAGATGAATCCCCTCTTGGCGCCCTTGACGGAGTGTTTTCGCAAGATTTGTGCGCCCTTAATTGAGGCGGGTTTCCTTGAGATTGTTGAAGGAGATGCCGCCCTAGGGGAAGCCCTCTGCCATCATCCATTGACGCAGCACATTCACATTACCGGTTCCCACCACACCTACAATCGCCTTGTTTGGGGAGAAACGGCGGCCGAGCAGGCCATTCGCAAAGCTCGCCAACAACGGAAGCTAACCAAACCCGTGACAGCAGAACTGGGAAATGTCACTCCCCTGTTGATCGTTCCCGGCGAATGGACAGCAGCAGAACTGACCTACCAAGCCCGCCAAGTGGCCAGTGCCCTTGTCCATAACGCCAGCTTTAACTGCATTGGGGCGCAAATCCTCGTCACGGCTGCGGGATGGCCGCAGCGAGAGGCATTCCTCAACGCCCTGAAGGCACAACTGCAAGCGATTCCCCCTCGCCCTGCCTATTATCCGGGGGCGATCGCCCGCTATGAGTCGTTTCTGGCGGATTATCCCCAAGCCACGGTGCTGAGTCCCGCTGTCGAAGGCACAATTCCTTGGACCCTGATTGAAGGCCTCACCCCCACGGCCAATCCCCGCATTTTCCAAGAAGAGGTCTTTTGTGGTCTGTTGGCAGAGGTGCAACTGCCCGTTAGCGATGCCGCCGCCTACCTCACCACTGCCGTGCCCTTTGTCAATGAGCGGCTCTGGGGTACCCTCGGCTGTAGTCTAATCGTTGATCCGCGCACTGAGGCCAGCTGTGCAGAAGTGCTGGAACAGGCGATCGCCCAACTGCGCTACGGTTCTATTGCCATTAATGCGTGGGTCTCCTTGGCCTATGGATTGGGCTGTACGCCTTGGGGAGCCTTTCCCGGACATACACCAGCGGCCATTGGTTCTGGGGTGGGCGTGGTTCACAATAGCTTCCTGTTTGACTATCCCGAAAAAGCCGTGGTGCGTGTTCCCTTCCAGTTACCGGTGACGCCCCCTTGGTTCTATGGCCATCGCAGCCTACCCCAACTGGCGCAGGCGGTCATGGACATTTACGCTGGCGGCAATCCCTTGGGTTGGCTGTCCCTCTTGATGGGGGCGATGCGGGGCTAG
- the sufC gene encoding Fe-S cluster assembly ATPase SufC: MIRPDSEVILEVRDLTASVEDTPILKGLNLTIRAGEIHAIMGPNGSGKSTFSKILAGHPDYTVTGGKVLYKGKNLLDLPPEERAREGVFLAFQYPLEIPGVSNLDFLRVAYNAKRKHQGLEELDAFDFDDLVRQKIELVKLDEGFLNRGVNEGFSGGEKKRNEILQMALLEPTLAILDETDSGLDIDALRIVANGVNQLTRPDNCILLITHYQRLLDYIVPDYVHVMEGGRIVLTGPKELALELEARGYDWVREEEGAVS, from the coding sequence GTGATTCGTCCCGACAGCGAAGTCATTTTAGAGGTGCGTGATCTCACGGCCAGTGTGGAGGACACCCCCATTCTCAAAGGTCTGAATCTGACGATTCGCGCTGGGGAAATTCACGCCATCATGGGTCCCAATGGCTCCGGCAAAAGCACCTTCTCCAAAATTCTCGCGGGTCATCCCGACTACACCGTAACTGGTGGCAAAGTGCTCTACAAAGGCAAAAATCTCTTGGACTTGCCCCCAGAGGAACGTGCTCGCGAAGGCGTCTTTTTGGCGTTTCAATACCCCCTTGAAATTCCGGGGGTGAGCAATCTCGACTTTTTGCGGGTGGCCTACAACGCCAAGCGCAAGCATCAAGGTCTCGAGGAACTGGATGCCTTTGACTTTGATGATCTCGTGCGACAGAAAATTGAACTGGTGAAGTTGGATGAAGGCTTCCTCAATCGCGGGGTGAATGAGGGTTTCTCCGGCGGTGAGAAAAAGCGCAACGAAATTCTGCAAATGGCTCTGCTGGAGCCGACTCTAGCCATTCTCGATGAAACCGACTCTGGGCTTGATATTGATGCCCTGCGCATTGTTGCCAATGGGGTCAACCAACTGACTCGTCCTGATAACTGCATTCTGCTGATTACCCACTATCAACGGCTGCTGGACTACATCGTGCCCGACTATGTCCATGTGATGGAGGGGGGGCGGATTGTTCTGACCGGGCCGAAGGAACTGGCGCTAGAACTGGAAGCACGGGGCTATGACTGGGTTCGCGAAGAGGAGGGGGCTGTATCATGA
- the sufD gene encoding Fe-S cluster assembly protein SufD: MTITVNANSDQADLPKASRANELNDLLKLAPPPRHAELEALRQAARDRLHEQTLPTPRDEDWRFTDLSALRTRSFQAPIAPLNPEIVAEVRHLLCERSFPTVAQIVLIDGYFCGELSRVNAAGVELLPPSLPAIAPPEVFSDLNAAMLADRVCLRLSGTLPEPVEVFCVSSRQQQSVVSPRLTVQVAAHGQATLIERFLSLTGDQQFTNSVTELSLGASARLRHVRIQHQSPTAIHIGCTAVCQAQDSDYEGHAVDLGGCLSRHNWQVQIQGSGSQTILKGLAIAMDSQIMDTHSAVFFNAPHSGSEQIHKCILGDRAHGIFNGRIVVPQVAQLTDASQLNRTLLLSDKARVDTKPQLEIVADNVKCSHGATVSQLAAEDIFYLRSRGLDERQARDLLVKAFALEQLVEIEPDPLRQEIEEALLAKLH, from the coding sequence ATGACCATTACAGTCAACGCCAATTCCGATCAAGCGGATCTGCCCAAGGCCAGTCGCGCCAATGAACTCAATGACCTGCTGAAGTTGGCACCGCCCCCGCGCCATGCTGAGTTAGAAGCACTCCGCCAAGCAGCCCGCGATCGCCTCCATGAGCAAACCTTGCCCACCCCCCGCGATGAGGATTGGCGCTTTACGGATTTATCGGCTTTACGGACGCGATCCTTCCAAGCCCCCATTGCCCCCCTCAATCCAGAAATTGTTGCCGAAGTGCGGCATCTGCTGTGTGAGCGCAGCTTTCCAACCGTTGCCCAAATTGTTCTGATTGATGGCTATTTTTGCGGAGAACTCTCCCGTGTGAATGCCGCTGGGGTTGAGCTATTGCCCCCTTCCCTACCAGCGATCGCGCCCCCAGAGGTCTTTAGTGATCTCAATGCCGCCATGCTTGCGGATCGGGTTTGTCTGCGTCTATCGGGGACTCTCCCTGAACCGGTGGAGGTGTTCTGTGTCAGTAGTCGGCAGCAGCAGAGTGTGGTGTCACCGCGTCTGACAGTTCAAGTTGCTGCCCACGGTCAAGCTACCCTGATTGAACGCTTTTTGTCCCTCACGGGCGATCAACAGTTCACCAACAGTGTCACGGAACTCTCCCTAGGAGCCAGTGCCCGCCTGCGCCATGTGCGGATTCAACACCAATCACCAACGGCGATTCACATTGGCTGTACAGCGGTGTGCCAAGCCCAAGACAGTGACTACGAGGGGCACGCCGTTGATTTGGGGGGATGCTTGAGCCGCCACAATTGGCAGGTGCAGATCCAAGGCAGTGGCAGCCAGACAATCCTGAAGGGACTGGCGATCGCCATGGATAGCCAAATTATGGACACCCACTCGGCAGTGTTCTTTAATGCTCCCCATAGCGGCAGTGAACAGATTCACAAGTGCATTCTTGGCGATCGCGCCCACGGTATTTTTAATGGTCGTATTGTTGTGCCACAGGTTGCCCAACTAACCGATGCCAGTCAACTGAACCGCACCCTGCTGCTTTCGGACAAAGCCCGCGTGGATACCAAGCCCCAACTAGAAATTGTGGCTGATAACGTCAAGTGCTCCCACGGTGCCACGGTGAGTCAACTGGCGGCAGAGGATATCTTCTATCTGCGCAGTCGTGGCCTTGATGAGCGCCAAGCGCGGGATTTACTGGTGAAGGCCTTTGCCCTTGAGCAACTGGTGGAGATTGAGCCAGACCCCCTGCGGCAGGAAATTGAAGAAGCGCTCTTGGCTAAGCTACACTAA
- a CDS encoding Crp/Fnr family transcriptional regulator, with protein MMSVPLYTPIDPATTAAKAYPAFELGRNASLVLRERVWLIQTGIIEINLVDSDGNLCFIGLGTAGMAVCGSPDLCYEIQALSPSRLLSFTAAEVHASAHLPRLICEGQQYRQYYSDLLLKAGHYPTAVQRLYEVLVVLGQMIGVSTPAGVRLPVRFTHAQLSRYTGITRVTVTRLLHHLRQQQRLWWGRDRHLILLGQDSCCPKNRG; from the coding sequence ATGATGTCCGTCCCCCTCTACACGCCTATTGATCCAGCCACAACTGCGGCGAAAGCCTACCCAGCTTTTGAGCTAGGCCGCAACGCATCCCTCGTGCTGCGGGAGCGTGTTTGGCTGATTCAAACAGGGATTATTGAGATCAACCTCGTCGACAGCGACGGCAACCTCTGTTTTATTGGGTTAGGGACGGCGGGAATGGCCGTTTGTGGCTCCCCTGATCTTTGCTATGAAATACAGGCGCTGAGCCCAAGTCGCCTCCTCTCATTTACGGCCGCTGAGGTACACGCATCTGCCCACTTACCACGCCTCATTTGCGAGGGGCAACAGTATCGGCAGTACTACAGTGATCTGTTACTGAAGGCCGGTCATTATCCCACTGCTGTGCAGCGATTGTATGAAGTTTTAGTGGTTTTGGGGCAAATGATTGGCGTCAGCACCCCCGCGGGTGTTCGCCTCCCTGTGCGGTTCACCCATGCCCAACTGTCCCGCTACACAGGCATTACTCGGGTGACCGTAACCCGCTTACTCCACCACCTTCGTCAGCAACAGCGGCTCTGGTGGGGGCGCGATCGCCACCTAATTCTTCTTGGCCAAGATTCATGCTGCCCAAAGAACAGGGGTTAG
- the fldA gene encoding flavodoxin FldA: protein MATIGLFYGTQTGNTQMIAEKIQSAFANAAVVELHDIASASPSDFEAYDRLIIGCPTWNVGELQADWEGFYEELDSIDFTGKKVAYFGAGDQVGYADNFGDAIGILEAKISERGGETVGYWSMAGYEFNASQALRGDRFVGLLIDEDNQSDLTDQRVQQWVAQLKQEFGL, encoded by the coding sequence ATGGCAACAATTGGCTTATTTTATGGAACCCAAACTGGCAACACCCAGATGATTGCAGAGAAAATCCAGTCCGCCTTTGCCAATGCTGCGGTGGTAGAACTGCATGATATTGCATCAGCGAGTCCCTCTGACTTTGAGGCCTACGATCGTCTGATTATCGGCTGTCCAACGTGGAATGTGGGCGAACTTCAAGCCGACTGGGAGGGCTTTTACGAGGAGCTAGACAGCATTGATTTCACTGGCAAAAAAGTGGCCTACTTTGGCGCAGGAGATCAAGTGGGCTATGCTGACAACTTTGGCGATGCCATTGGTATTCTTGAGGCAAAAATCAGTGAACGGGGTGGTGAGACGGTAGGATACTGGTCGATGGCGGGGTATGAATTCAATGCCTCCCAAGCGCTGCGGGGAGATCGGTTTGTGGGTCTACTCATTGATGAAGACAACCAGTCCGATCTTACGGATCAACGCGTTCAGCAGTGGGTCGCACAACTCAAGCAAGAGTTTGGTCTCTAG
- a CDS encoding PepSY domain-containing protein: MKIRQLHRQVAIALWLPLGLTMWTGLAYRLGRSWLGLSKDFGKFMMTIHTGAFLGESFSLLYVLCLGLGVVVLTVSGFRLINPRRLKQYHRLAQPSSSLRLIHQYGAIVVLLPLLVSAITGVAYHLSQQWLHLPKQQLAVLLQIHEGAYLGVAFKPLYILALSGVLLLMFLTGWKMRGKRFG; encoded by the coding sequence ATGAAAATACGTCAACTGCATCGTCAAGTCGCGATCGCGCTGTGGCTGCCCTTGGGGTTAACGATGTGGACAGGCTTGGCCTATCGGTTGGGTCGCAGTTGGTTAGGACTATCCAAAGACTTTGGCAAATTTATGATGACAATCCATACGGGCGCCTTTTTGGGGGAGTCCTTCAGTTTGCTCTATGTGCTCTGCTTGGGCTTAGGGGTGGTCGTACTGACCGTCAGTGGTTTTAGGTTAATCAATCCCAGACGACTCAAGCAGTACCACCGGCTGGCTCAGCCAAGCAGCAGCCTGAGACTCATCCATCAGTATGGAGCTATTGTTGTCTTGCTGCCGCTTTTGGTGAGTGCCATCACAGGAGTTGCTTACCACTTGAGTCAACAGTGGCTGCATTTGCCAAAACAGCAGCTGGCTGTCTTACTCCAGATCCATGAAGGAGCCTATTTGGGTGTTGCCTTCAAGCCTCTCTACATCTTGGCGCTCAGTGGCGTCTTGCTCCTGATGTTTTTAACGGGCTGGAAAATGCGCGGTAAGCGCTTCGGGTGA
- a CDS encoding Fe2+-dependent dioxygenase, whose translation MLLQVHQVLTSEELHRLNAILEAGVFVDGKLTAGLYARTVKDNQQLAQDSEAYALASEIVLAALTRNHLFQAYVQPKVIRPILFSRYEPGMVYGTHMDNALMGSGEQLSRSDVSLTLFLSDPCTYEGGALVLDTSLGEQSFRLPAGSMIAYPAIFLHRVEPVSQGVRLVAVTWVQSLIRDPLERELLFELDTVRRSIFEKQGKTIEFDLLCKVHANLLRKWADV comes from the coding sequence ATGCTACTGCAAGTCCATCAAGTCTTAACCTCTGAAGAACTGCATCGCCTAAATGCCATCCTTGAGGCAGGGGTCTTTGTAGATGGCAAATTGACTGCCGGGCTCTATGCAAGAACGGTTAAAGACAATCAACAATTGGCGCAAGACAGTGAGGCGTATGCGCTGGCTTCAGAAATCGTGCTTGCAGCCTTAACAAGAAATCATCTCTTCCAAGCCTATGTACAACCTAAGGTCATCCGTCCCATCCTTTTTAGCCGCTACGAACCCGGCATGGTCTATGGCACCCATATGGATAATGCCCTAATGGGTAGCGGTGAGCAGTTGAGTCGCTCTGATGTGTCCCTCACCCTCTTTCTGAGTGATCCTTGTACCTATGAAGGGGGAGCCTTGGTTCTCGATACCAGTTTGGGCGAACAGTCCTTTAGGTTGCCTGCGGGCTCAATGATTGCGTATCCAGCCATCTTTTTGCATCGAGTGGAACCAGTGAGTCAGGGTGTTCGCCTTGTAGCAGTCACATGGGTGCAAAGTTTAATTCGCGATCCCTTGGAGCGAGAACTGCTGTTTGAACTGGATACTGTTCGCCGCAGCATTTTTGAAAAACAGGGGAAAACCATTGAGTTTGACCTGCTCTGCAAGGTGCACGCCAATTTACTGCGCAAATGGGCGGATGTTTAA
- a CDS encoding cell wall metabolism sensor histidine kinase WalK: protein MITGILSISSFSIYSLIVYHRYNQLDDHLKEVGTQSASILEILQHEYEELKKEPKYKGYVPKNVSGDLQPITVSQLMGKYYFESVYEVMTNFPSHFSQSVQWYDKDKKLIVYEGRRMDQVSIPNHLSDAGTIVKEDQYRYFFLPVYARANKMEPHRQAIGYVCVIESTTELDRELEYLKSIFLLNILGISIITLLAAFWLTNQSLQPILISLNQLKQFTADASHQLRHPLTAIQSSISLLEQYSKNLEPSQSNKFKVILSACYQMNTLINQLLLLARMDHHKLDQSQWVNVDLDELLESLVELQYDRAKKKQIHLTYHCDTNVYVYGNPEQIYEIFSNLLDNALHYTPSHGAVTIDLRKRGVFAIVEVQDTGIGIPPQDICRVFDRFWRSQEAQLYHAQGSGLGLAVVKALVEHYGGTVDVQSQRHQGTTFTVKLPARS, encoded by the coding sequence GTGATTACTGGAATTTTATCTATCTCTTCATTCTCAATTTACTCTCTGATTGTTTATCACCGCTACAATCAACTCGACGATCATCTAAAAGAAGTAGGCACCCAGTCTGCAAGTATCTTGGAAATCCTGCAGCACGAGTATGAAGAGTTAAAGAAAGAACCAAAATACAAAGGGTATGTTCCTAAAAATGTTTCAGGAGACTTGCAACCAATTACAGTTTCTCAATTAATGGGCAAGTATTATTTTGAGTCTGTCTATGAAGTCATGACAAACTTCCCCAGTCATTTTTCTCAGAGTGTTCAATGGTACGACAAGGATAAGAAATTAATTGTTTATGAAGGCAGAAGGATGGATCAAGTGAGTATACCCAATCATCTTTCTGACGCTGGAACAATTGTCAAAGAAGATCAATATCGCTATTTCTTTCTGCCGGTATATGCCAGAGCAAACAAAATGGAGCCTCATCGCCAAGCCATTGGCTATGTCTGTGTCATAGAATCAACCACTGAGTTAGATCGGGAGCTAGAATACTTAAAATCTATCTTTCTATTGAATATTCTCGGCATTAGTATTATTACCCTTTTGGCAGCATTTTGGTTAACTAATCAAAGTCTTCAACCGATTCTCATTTCACTCAATCAATTAAAACAATTCACTGCAGATGCCTCCCATCAATTGCGACATCCCCTAACGGCAATTCAATCTTCGATTTCCTTGCTAGAGCAATACTCCAAGAATCTTGAACCATCCCAATCAAATAAATTCAAAGTAATTTTATCCGCCTGTTACCAGATGAATACCTTGATCAATCAGCTATTGCTCCTAGCGCGTATGGATCATCATAAACTTGATCAGAGTCAATGGGTCAATGTTGACTTGGATGAGCTATTGGAGTCACTCGTTGAGCTACAGTACGATCGCGCTAAGAAAAAACAGATTCATCTGACTTATCACTGTGATACCAATGTCTATGTCTATGGCAATCCTGAACAAATTTATGAGATTTTTAGCAATCTTTTAGATAATGCGCTTCACTATACCCCTAGCCATGGTGCTGTAACCATTGATCTCAGAAAAAGGGGCGTGTTTGCGATTGTTGAGGTTCAGGATACTGGCATCGGTATTCCTCCCCAAGACATCTGCCGAGTGTTTGATCGCTTTTGGCGTTCTCAGGAGGCACAGTTGTACCATGCCCAAGGCTCAGGGCTAGGTTTAGCAGTGGTGAAGGCGCTTGTTGAGCACTATGGGGGCACGGTAGACGTCCAGAGTCAGCGGCATCAGGGAACCACCTTTACAGTCAAGCTCCCCGCCCGCTCCTAA